One window from the genome of Spirosoma rhododendri encodes:
- the groL gene encoding chaperonin GroEL (60 kDa chaperone family; promotes refolding of misfolded polypeptides especially under stressful conditions; forms two stacked rings of heptamers to form a barrel-shaped 14mer; ends can be capped by GroES; misfolded proteins enter the barrel where they are refolded when GroES binds): protein MAKKIFFDTEARERIKKGVDTLADAVKVTLGPKGRNVILDKKFGSPAITKDGVTVAKEIELKDAMENMGAQLVKEVASKTADSAGDGTTTATVLAQAIYSIGAKNVAAGANPMDLKRGIDKAVLAVTGNLAEQAQTVGDDFGKIQQVATISANHDDEIGSMIAEAMKKVGKEGVITVEEARGTETEVKTVEGMQFDRGYLSPYFVTNTEKMEAELERPFILISEKKVSSMKELLPVLEQVAQTGRPLLIIAEDVDGEALATLVVNKIRGALKVAAVKAPGFGDRRKAMLEDIAILTGGQVISEERGFKLENASIEYLGQCDKVTIDKDNTTIVNGVGAKDDIAGRVNQIKAQIENTTSDYDREKLQERLAKLSGGVAILYIGAATEVEMKEKKDRVDDALHATRAAVEEGIVTGGGIALIRAISSLDGVNTINEDEKTGVAIIRTALEAPLRTIVANAGGEGSVVVNKVKDGQGGFGYNAKNDSYEDLFAAGIIDPKKVTRLALENAASIAGLLLTTECVIADEPEEAPAGGAGHGHPGGMGGMM, encoded by the coding sequence ATGGCTAAGAAAATATTCTTCGATACAGAAGCCCGCGAGCGCATCAAAAAAGGCGTCGACACGCTGGCTGACGCGGTAAAAGTTACGCTCGGACCTAAAGGCCGTAACGTTATCCTCGACAAGAAATTCGGTTCGCCTGCCATCACCAAAGACGGTGTTACGGTAGCAAAAGAAATCGAACTGAAAGACGCCATGGAAAACATGGGCGCGCAACTGGTGAAGGAAGTAGCGTCGAAAACGGCTGATTCAGCCGGTGACGGTACGACCACGGCTACCGTTCTGGCGCAGGCGATCTACTCGATCGGTGCGAAAAACGTAGCTGCCGGTGCAAACCCAATGGACCTGAAGCGCGGTATCGACAAAGCCGTACTGGCTGTAACGGGCAATCTGGCCGAGCAGGCACAGACCGTTGGCGACGACTTCGGCAAGATTCAGCAGGTAGCTACCATTTCGGCTAACCACGACGACGAAATCGGTTCGATGATCGCCGAGGCTATGAAGAAAGTCGGCAAAGAAGGTGTTATCACGGTTGAAGAAGCGCGTGGTACCGAAACCGAAGTTAAAACGGTTGAAGGTATGCAGTTCGACCGGGGTTACCTGTCGCCGTACTTCGTAACCAACACCGAGAAAATGGAAGCGGAGCTGGAGCGTCCGTTCATCCTGATCTCGGAAAAGAAAGTATCGTCGATGAAAGAACTGCTGCCGGTACTGGAGCAGGTGGCTCAGACGGGCCGTCCTCTGCTGATTATCGCAGAAGATGTCGACGGAGAAGCACTGGCTACGCTGGTGGTCAACAAAATCCGGGGTGCGCTGAAAGTTGCCGCCGTGAAGGCTCCGGGCTTTGGCGATCGTCGGAAAGCTATGCTGGAAGATATCGCTATCCTGACGGGTGGTCAGGTAATCTCGGAAGAGCGTGGCTTCAAACTGGAGAACGCGTCAATCGAATACCTCGGTCAGTGCGACAAAGTGACGATCGATAAAGACAACACGACCATCGTAAACGGTGTTGGTGCGAAAGACGATATCGCAGGTCGCGTTAACCAGATCAAAGCACAGATTGAAAACACGACGTCGGATTACGACCGTGAAAAACTTCAGGAGCGGCTGGCTAAGCTGTCGGGTGGTGTTGCCATCCTGTACATCGGTGCCGCTACCGAAGTAGAGATGAAAGAGAAGAAAGACCGTGTCGACGACGCCCTGCACGCAACCCGCGCAGCCGTTGAAGAAGGTATCGTAACCGGTGGTGGTATCGCTCTGATCCGCGCTATCTCGTCGCTGGACGGTGTTAACACGATCAACGAAGACGAGAAGACTGGCGTTGCGATCATCCGCACGGCGCTGGAAGCTCCCCTCCGCACGATCGTTGCCAACGCTGGCGGTGAAGGTTCGGTAGTGGTCAACAAGGTAAAAGACGGTCAGGGTGGTTTTGGCTACAACGCCAAAAACGATTCGTACGAAGACCTGTTCGCTGCTGGTATCATCGACCCTAAGAAAGTAACCCGTCTGGCACTGGAGAACGCGGCCTCGATCGCGGGTCTGCTGCTGACGACCGAGTGTGTGATTGCCGACGAGCCCGAAGAGGCTCCGGCTGGTGGCGCAGGCCACGGTCACCCCGGCGGTATGGGCGGCATGATGTAA
- a CDS encoding co-chaperone GroES — protein sequence MVTETESVKVNVKPLADRVLVEAAPAEEKTSFGIIIPDTAKEKPQRGTVIAVGAGKKDEPLTVQVGDTVLYGKYAGTELTIDGKEYLIMRESDIFAIL from the coding sequence ATGGTAACAGAAACGGAAAGCGTGAAAGTAAACGTGAAACCGCTGGCCGACCGGGTGCTGGTAGAAGCCGCTCCGGCAGAAGAAAAGACGTCTTTCGGGATTATCATTCCTGACACGGCGAAAGAAAAGCCACAGCGCGGTACGGTTATCGCCGTAGGTGCTGGCAAAAAAGATGAGCCCCTGACGGTTCAGGTGGGTGATACGGTACTGTATGGCAAGTATGCCGGTACCGAACTGACCATCGACGGTAAGGAGTACCTCATCATGCGCGAATCCGATATTTTCGCAATCCTTTAA